From Microbacterium sp. 10M-3C3:
GGTGATGAGCCATACCGCGCAGATGCCGTCGTGGTCGCCGAGATCTGCAAGTTCCACGATGCGGAGTGTGCGCCGGCGGTGATCCTGAATCGCCCCGACGAGATCGTCAAAGGTGAAGGTGCTACCCAGCGCAAGGTCTGCGACGGCCGTCGACACGGTCTGCTCGATATTCACGATGTCACTCCCGTCCGGGGAGCATGTGCCGGTGGGGGCCACAACGGACCGGCGAGGGCACTGCTCAGTGCTCAGTCTTCGGGTGGTCTTGACGCACGGCGCCGCTGCCGGTGCGCAACACGACCGTCCCGCTCACGGAGATCGTCATCCCGCTGGGACCGTCCTCGACGTCGCACATGCGGAGCGCGAGGCACTCGCCGATGCGCAGCGCGGTTCCGAGGAGTACTTCGATGATGTCGCGAACCTGACCGTCGGGCTTGGGTCCCTTTACGTCCAGTCCGGTCCGCCAGCGACTCGCGGCGTCGCGGATTGCGGTGATCTGGTCGAGAGTCAGCGCCTGCGGCTCACCCTTCGGCCGGCGCAACGGACTCGTCCCCTGCACCGGGTTCCGCGGGATGGCATCGTGCCGCAGCGCGAAACCGAACAGGAGATTGAGCATGGTCCGCGAGTGCTTCGCTCGCGAGTATGACACAGCGCGCTCGGAGCGGAGGAACCACTCGACGCGGCCCGTGGTGATCTCGCCGAGCGTAAAGTGGCGGAACTGAGGCAGCACGTGGAGACGGAGATCGTCGCGGTAGTTCTCCTTTGTCCCGTCGGAAAGCTTCTGCAGCTCGAGGTCCTCGAGCCACAGGTCGGCGAGATCCTGGAAGGAGCTGGTGAGGTCGAGCAAGCCCCCGGTCCCGAAGCCTGGCCGCTCGAGTAGACGCTGCTTCAACCTCGCTCGAGCGGCCGACTCCGTACGTGCAGCACCCGTCACTCTGCGCAGACGCCCGTCGGCGTCGCGAACGCGCGCCAACGCTACGTACGTCGCGCCTCGCCTGGTCACGCTGATGGTTCCGTACGAGCCGATCAGTGTGCGTGGCCGCCCGCCGTTCACAACGCACCACCGGCGTGACGCTGCTCGTCGGCCAGCTCCATGCGGTGGACCCGGGCGTCGATCTCGCTCTCGCGAAACCTCAGCTGCGTGCCGACACGAAACCCACGGGGGCCACGACCCTTGCTCCGCAGGTCGTAGGTCGTCTGCACGGAAACCTTGAGCTGCGCGGCAAGCTCAGCCAACGACACGTAGTTCCCGTGTCCCGACTCTGAGGTGCCAACACCGTCCATATAGCGAAGGTGCGCGGGCGGTGCCGCGTACCTTCCAGATACTCCGAGAAGGTCCGAGAGCGCACTGCTGCGACCCGGCGAAGTGTCCAGTAAACGACGACCAAACATTTAAGCTCCCTGATCAGGGAGTGAAGATTCGGGGCTTTACCGGGAGTTTTGGTGGACCTGAGGGGACTCGAACCCCTGACCCCCTGCATGCCATGCAGGTGCGCTACCAGCTGCGCCACAGGCCCTGACGTCGCCTCACGAGGCAACCCCCCAAGACTACTACATGCCGCGAGTGCGAACGAAACCGTGGCGGCGTCCGGGGGTGTCGCTAGGGTCGGCGCTGGAGAGGAGACGACGATGCCCACACTCGGCAACATCGTGATCTACGCCGACGACCCGCCCCGCCTCGCGCGCTTCTGGTCGGACGTCTTCGGATACCCCTACACGGAGTACGAGGGCGACCTGAAAGAGCAGCTGCTGGCGTCGGGACTCACCGAGAGAGATCTGCCCCATCGCGGGCTCGCGGAGGACCCGGCGGGACGAGGACCGAGGCTGTTCTTCCACCATGCCGACGGTCCCAAGCGCGGGCGAAATCGCGTGCACATCGACGTCACCGCCGACCGGCCTGACGGCGAGATGCACATCGCACCCGAGGCACTCGACGCCGAGAAAGACCGTCTCGTGGCGCTGGGAGCGGAGGTCGTCCGCCTCGTCGAGCAGACCTGGGGCCCGTGGCCCGAGCGCTACTGGCAGCTGCGCGACCCCGAGGGCAACGAGTTCTGCCTGCAGTGACTCACTCCGCGTGGGCGGGCAGATCGATCGGGACGACGGGGCAATCCTTCCAGAGGCGCTCGAGACCGTAGAACACGCGCTCCTGCTCGTGGAAGACGTGGACGACGAGGTCGCCGAAATCCAGGAGGATCCAGCGCGACTCCTCGCGGCCCTCGCGTCGCAGGCGCTTGTGCCCGGCCTCGAGCAGCTTCTCCTCGATCTCGTCGGCGATCGCGGCGACATTGCGCTCGTTGCGCCCGGTGACGAGCAGGAAGATGTCGACCAGCGGCAGGGGCTCTGAGACGTCGAGGGCCAGGAGATCCTCCCCGCCCTTGGCATCGGCCGCGCGCGCGGCGATCTGCAGCTGGTCCCGCGACGTCGCAGATGCGGTCATGAGAAGACTCCCGTGGTGACGGCCAGGATGAGCACGCCCACGAGCGCCACCGCGAGCGCGCCCGCCGTGATCACCAGGGCGAGCATGAGCTTGTTGCCCTTCTCGGGCGCCGGCGGGCGGATGATCTCCTCCCCGGCGTTGCGGGCGGTGCTGATCGCCGCCGACGCGGCGATCGGCGTCGGCGACGAGGACGGCGGCAGCTCGCCGTCGATGAGGGCGGCGTCCAGCTCCTTGCCGTCGGCCGCGCCTTCAGCGTGCCCGAGCGAGCCGAAGCCGGCGGGCAGGTCCAGCGACCCCGTGATGAGCACTTCGCCCGTCGCGGTGAGGGGGCCGAGCGGCGCCGCGGTCGGCGTCTGGGACAGGATCAGCGCGTTGGGCGTGGCGACCGAGCCGGTCGCCGAGGTGCTGCGCGCGATCAGCTGGTCGAACGACGGCGGGATGGACACCGGCGGCGTGTCCCCCGACAGCAGACCCGAGCCGAGCTCCGGGTTCACCTCGCGCGGCTCGGGCTCCTCGTCCTCGGAGACGGGCGCGTCGGCCTCGGGCTCCGCGGCCGACGGCTCGCTGTCGGCCGCGTCGACGACCTCAGCCTCCACGACCGCCGCGTCGGCCGGCGCCTCCGCGGCCGTCTCAGCCGGCTGCTCTACCTCCCGCAGCGATTCCAGCTCCGTCGCGCCGTCTTCCGGCGTGGGCTCCGCGGCAGGCACGTCGGCGGCGGGCGCCTGGGTCGCGGGGGCGACGGCGCCCGCTGCGGCCGACGGAACCGCGTCGGACTGGATGACGGGGATCGACGCGGTGCGGATGCGCTCCTGCGCGCGCGCCTGACGACGCGTCAGCGGCGACATGCCCAGATCGATGTCGCCGTCCGCCATCGGAGGCGGCGCCACCGGTGCGGGAGCCGCCGCACGGGGCAGCGGCGCCGCGACCGGAGCCTCTTCGCCGGGCGGCGCCGCGGGAGCTTCCGCCTCGGGGGCCGGGGCGGATGCGGCGGCCTCGACATCGGCGGGGGTGATGACCGGGTTCGCTCCGGTGGCGCGGATCTCGCGCAGCCGGCGACGGGTCAGCGGAGTCGTGGGGGGCTGATCTGGTGTGCTCATGCCTTGCTCCGGTAGAGGTGGTGTTTTGCGATGTACTGGACGACGCCGTCGGGCACGAGGTACCAGACCGGGTCGCCCTGACGGACGCGTTCGCGACAGTCGGTGGACGAGATGGCCAGCGCCGGGATCTGCAGCTGGCTGACGTCGGCGGTCGGGAGACCGTCGGTGCTCAGCACGTGCCCTGGCCGGGAGACCGCCACGAAGTGGGCGAGGTCCCACAGTTCATCATGGTCCCTCCAACTGAGAATCTGCGCTACGGCATCCGCTCCCGTGATGAAGAAGAAGTCGGCGTGCGGCCGCTGCTTCTTCAGGTCGCGCAGCGTGTCGATCGTGTAGGTCACGCCCTCGCGGTCGATGTCGACGCGACTGACCGTGAACTGCGGGTTGGAGGCCGTCGCGATGACGGTCATGAGGTAGCGGTGCTCGCTCCACGTCACGTCGGACTTCTGCCACGGCTGACCCGTCGGCACGAAGACGACCTCGTCGAGATCGAAGCTGTGCGCGACTTCGCTGGCCGCCACGAGGTGCCCGTGATGGATGGGATCGAACGTCCCGCCCATGACGCCGATCCGCGGAGCGCGCTCCCCCGACATCCAGTGGCCTAGTGGCCGTGGCCTTCCGACGTCGGCGCCGGGTGCGTGCGGGCGTACGCCTCGGCCTTGCGCGCGTGACGGTTCGCGACGTTGCGGTACGACAGCGTCACGAGCGCGAGCGCGGCGAAGACCACGAGCGCGACCACGCCGAATCCGACCGTCTCGAGCTGCACGTTGCCGCGTTGCTCCGCCTCCTCGGCGGCGAGAGCGATCAGCGTGGCGGCGGTGGTCATTCGGTCTCCGTTCGAAAAGAGCGCGGGCGCTCTGTCATTTTAGTGCGGTCAGGCCCGGATCTGCCCGGCGCCGCGCGCGAGCCACTTCGTGCTCGTGAGCTCGGCGAGACCCATCGGGCCGCGCGCGTGCAGCTTCTGTGTTGAGATGCCGACCTCGGCGCCGAAGCCGAACTCCCCGCCGTCGGTGAAGCGCGTGGAGGCGTTCACCATCACGACGGCGGAATCGACCTCCGCGAGGAAGCGGTCGGCATTGCCGGCGTCCTCCGTGATGATGGACTCGGTGTGATGCGTCGAGTAGCGACGGATGTGGGCCAGCGCGTCGTCGAGGTCGGCGACAACGCGGACGGCGACGTCAAGGCTCAAGTACTCCGTCGCCCAGTCGTCCTCGGTCGCCGGGACGACGTCGGCGCCGAAGCGCGCGACGGTGTCGTCCCCGTGGACGGTGACGCCGGCACGGCCGAGGTCGTCGAGGAGGCCGGGCAGCACGCGCTCGGCGGCGTCGCGGTGCACGAGCACCGTCTCGACGGCGTTGCACACGCTCGGCCGCTGCGCCTTGGCGTTGACGACGATCTCGCGTGTCCAATCCTCGCGGGCCGTCGCGTCCACGACGATGTGCACGACGCCGGCGCCGGTCTCGATGACGGGCACGAGGCTCTCGGTCACGACGGTCTGGATGAGACCGGCGCTGCCGCGCGGCACGAGCACGTCGACGAGGCCGCGCGCCTGCATGAGCTCGCGGGCTCCCTCGCGGCCGAACTCGTCGACCGTCTGGACGGCTTCGGGATCGATCCCCTCGGCGGCCAGGGCGTCGCGGATGCTGGCCACGAGGGCCGCGTTGGTGCGCTCGGCGGCCGATCCGCCGCGCAGCACGACGGCGTTGCCCGAGCGCAGGGCCAGCGCGGCGATGTCGACCGTCACATTCGGGCGGGCTTCGTAGATCGACCCGACGACGCCGAACGGCACCGACACCTTCTGCAGCCGCAGTCCGTTGGGCAGGGTGCGCTCGTCGAGCACGCGGCCGACGGGATCGGGCAGTTCTGCGACGTCGCGTACGGCCGATGCCAGGGCGGCGATGCGGGGGGCGTCCAGGCGCAGCCGGTCCAGGAGTGCGGCGCCGATTCCCTCGGCCTCGCCTCGCCCCAGGTCGCCGGCGTTGGCCTCGGCGATGACGGCGGAATCGGCGTCGATCCGGTCGGCGACGGCGCGCAGCATCCGGGTCTTGGCGGCCGCGTCGAGCAGGCCGATCGAGCGCGACGCCTCGCGCGCGCGCTCCATGCGCTCGCGCGCCGAGAGCAGCACCGTGGTCATCCGGTCAGTCTATCGACCGCGGCGTCCGGCGAGCGGCCGGTCCCACCGTGCCGACGGGACCGGTCGCCGCCCCGCGCGCGGCATCGGGGTTCGGCGCGAACCACGTGCCGATGTCCTGACCGGCGAGAGCCTCGCCCACCAGGTCGGCGCTCGTGACGAGCGTGCCGACCCCGGATGCGGCGGCCAGGCGCGCCGCCGACACCTTGGTCGCCGCGCCACCCGTCCCCACGCTGTTGACGACGACCGTGCCGAACTCGAAGCCGTGGAGGTCGTCGCCGTACGCGACGGTGCGGATCGGCCGGGCGCCGGGCTCCCCCGGCGGCCGCGTGTAGAGCGTCTCGATGTCGCTGAGGAGCACGAGCACGTCGGCGCCGATGAGCTGGGCGACGAGGGCCGCGAGCCGGTCGTTGTCGCCGAAGCGGATCTCATGCGTCGCGACGGTGTCGTTCTCGTTCACGATCGGCAGGATGCGCAGGCCCAGCAGGCGCTCCATGGCGCGGCGCGCGTTCGAGCGCGGCGTCGGGTTCTCCAGGTCGCCCGCGGTCAGGAGCACCTGGCCGGCGAGCAGGCCGAAGCGGTCGAGCGAGGTCTGGTAGCGCCACATCAGCACGTTCTGACCGACCGCGGCGGCGGCCTGCTGCGTGGCCAGGTCGCTCGGCCGGCCGTCGAGGTCGAGCAGGGGCAGCGCGGTCGCGATGGCGCCCGACGACACGAGCACGATCTCGGTGCCGCGGCGGTGCGCCCCGGCAAGGGCGGTGACGATCGTGTCGATCCGGTGGGCGCCGTCGCCGCTGATCGAGGACGACCCGACCTTCACGACGACACGGTCGGCGGCGGGGATGCCTGCGCGCTCGGCGACCGCGGTCACTCGTCGTCCGTCTCGCGATCGGCGAGGCGCTCCGCCTCGAGCTCGGCGCGCGCGTCGGCCTTGGCGTCCATGCGCTCGTGGTAGCGCTCGCGCCGCTGCGACGTCGTGCGGCGCGTGTTGTCGTCCAGGCGGGGATCGGTGCCGCGCGGTGCCGTCATGAGCTCTGCGGCGGAGGTCAGCGCGGGCTGCCAGTCGAAGACGACACCGTCGCCCTCTCCGATCACGACCGTCGCACCGGGGGTCGCCCCGGCACGGTAGAGCTCGTCCTCGACGCCGAGGCGCTCGAGCCGGTCGGCGAGGTAGCCGACGGCCTCGTCGTTCTGGAAGTCGGTCTGCTGCACCCACCGCACCGGCTTGGCGCCCAGGATCCGGTACACCGGCCCGTAGGTGCCCCCCTCGACCCGCACCTGGAAGTCGCGCTCCGACCCCTGCGGCCGGATCACGATGCGCTCCACGACGCGCTGGTCGGCCGCCGCATCCGCCCGTGCACGCTCGATGATGTCGGCGAGGGCGAACGTGAGCTCGCGCAGGCCGGCACGGCTGACGGTGGAGATCTCGAAGACCTGGAAGCCGCGGGCCTCGAGGTCGGGCCGCACGAGATCGGCGAGGTCCTTCGCCTCGGGGACGTCGACCTTGTTGAGGGCGACGATCTGCGGGCGCTCGAGAAGAGGCACCTGCCCGTCGGGAACCGGGTAGGCGGCGAGCTCGGCGAGGATCACGTCGAGGTCGGTCAGCGGGTCGCGGCCGGGGTCCAGCGTCGCGCAGTCCAGCACGTGCACGAGGGCCGTGCAGCGCTCGACGTGGCGGAGGAACTCCAGGCCGAGCCCGCGACCTTCGCTGGCACCCTCGATGAGGCCCGGCACATCGGCGACGGTGTAGCGCACGTCGCCGGCCTGCACGACGCCGAGGTTCGGATGCAGCGTCGTGAACGGGTAGTCGGCGATCTTGGGCCGCGCGGCGGAGACGGCGGCGATGAGGCTCGACTTGCCGGCCGACGGGAAGCCGACGAGCGCGACGTCGGCGACGGTCTTCAGCTCGAGGAGGACGTCGCCCTCCCAGCCGGGGGTGCCCAGCAGGGCGAAGCCGGGCGCCTTGCGCTTGGGCGACGCCAGCGCCGCGTTGCCGAGCCCGCCCTGGCCGCCGGGCGCGGCGACGAAGCGCATACCCGGCTCGATCAGGTCGACGAGGGTCTCGCCGTCGGGCGACTTCACCACGGTGCCGACGGGCACCGGGAGCTCGAGCGACTCCCCCGCCGCACCGGAGCGGTTGTCGCCCATGCCGAAACCGCCGTTGCCCGCGGAGCGGTGCGGCGAGTGGTGGTACGACAGCAGCGTCGTGACCTGGGGATCGGCGACGAGGACGATGTCGCCGCCATGGCCGCCGTTCCCGCCGTCGGGACCGGCGAGCGGCTTGAACTTCTCGCGGCGGACGGACACGCAGCCGTTGCCGCCCTTGCCCGCGCGCAGGTGCAGCGTCACCCGGTCGACGAACGTCACCATGGGCGTCTTCCCTTCATGCGGACGGAATGGACGAAGGGGGCGGGCACGCGCCCACCCCCTCCGAGAGGTCTTGCTCCGGCTCGTCGACCGGCGGGATCACTCCGCCGCGGCGACGATGTTGACGACCTTGCGGCCGCCCTTGCTGCCGAACTCGACGGCGCCGGCCGCGAGCGCGAACAGCGTGTCGTCGCCACCGCGACCGACGTTGGCGCCGGGGTGGAAGTGGGTGCCGCGCTGACGGACGATGATCTCGCCCGCGTTGACGACCTGGCCGCCGAAGCGCTTCACACCCAGTCGCTGGGCGTTGGAGTCACGGCCGTTGCGGGTGGAGCTTGCGCCCTTCTTGTGTGCCATCTCTGCGTCTCCCTGGCTTACTTGATGCCGGTGATCTTGACGCGCGTGAGGTCCTGGCGGTGCCCCTGGCGCTTCTTGTAGCCGGTCTTGTTCTTGAACTTCTGGATCACGATCTTGGGGCCGCGCTCCTCGCCGAGCACCTCGGCGGTGACGGACACCTTCGCGAGCTTGTCGGCGTCGGTCGTGACGGTGTCGCCGTCGACGAACAGCACGACGGGCAGCTGGATGCTGTCGCCGACCTTCGCCTGCTGGCGGTCGAGAACGACGACCGTGCCGACCTCGACCTTCTCCTGCCGGCCACCGGCGCGCACAACTGCGTAAACCACTTCACACCTGTTTCGTTCGGGAGCGCACGGCTCCGGTTGTCTGATGACGGAAGTCTCGGTGCGAACCGATCGCCTCGCGATCTGGCCGTCGCGGAGGCTCCGGCGTCCTGGGGACGCGGCGCACCAAAGAGCGAGTTTACCCGATGGCGGGGAGATGGGCAAAGCGACGCGGCACGGGCGCCGATCGGCCCCGCCGCATCCGTCCGCTCCTAGGATCGCACGCATGGCGATCCTCATCGACGACCCCCGCTGGCCGGCCCACGGCCGGCTGTGGGCGCACCTCGTGAGCGACGCCGACCTCGACGAGCTCCACGCCTTCGCCGCGTCCAACGGCATCCCCCGCCGCGGGTTCGACCGCGACCACTACGACGTGCCGGAAGACGCGCACGCGCGCCTCGTGGCCGCCGGCGCGACGCACGTGAGCGGACACGAGCTCGTGCGCCGGCTCATCGCCTCCGGGCTGCGCGTGCGCGCGCGCGACCGCCGCTGACGGGGCCCGCCCGCCTGCTCAGGACGCGTCGTCGGTCGGCGTCGGCGATGCCTGCACCGGCGTGCCGCTGAGCGCGGCCGTCGTCACGCGGCGCCGCGAGCGACCCTGCCCCGGGGCCTTCGGCTCGGGGAGCGCCTGGAGCACGGAGTCGAGCAGCAGGTCCTTCTCGGTGCGCGGCGCCTTCGGCTGCTCCCGCTTCTTGCGCTGCTTGCGCGGCGGTGCGGCCTCGGCGGCCGCCTCGACGGCCTCGACGACCTCGGCGACGATCTGCTCCTCGACCTCGGGGGTCGTCGGATGGATCGTCGAGGCGGCGATCTGCGCGAGCGCCGACTTCACGCCCTCGGTGATCACGTGCGTGCCGCCGGATGCCGCGCCGTTGCCGTTGCCGGATGCGCCGTTGCCGTTGCGGCCGCGACGCGACGGGCCGCCGCCGTTGGAGGGCGCGCTGGAGCGGTGCTTGACGACCGGGTCGTGGTGGACGATGACGCCGCGGCCCGCGCACACCTCGCACGGCTCGCTGAAGGTCTCGAGCAGTCCGAGGCCGAGCTTCTTTCGGGTCATCTGGACGAGGCCGAGCGAGGTCACCTCGGCGACCTGGTGCTTCGTGCGGTCTCGGCTCAGGCACTCGATGAGGCGGCGCAGCACGAGGTCGCGGTTGGACTCGAGCACCATGTCGATGAAGTCGACGACGATGATGCCGCCGATGTCGCGCAGGCGCAGCTGACGCACGATCTCCTCGGCCGCTTCGAGGTTGTTCTTGGTGACGGTCTCCTCGAGGTTGCCCCCGGAGCCGACGAACTTGCCCGTGTTGACGTCGACGACGGTCATCGCCTCGGTGCGGTCGATCACGAGCGAGCCGCCCGAGGGCAGCCACACCTTGCGGTCGAGGGCCTTCTCGATCTGCTCGGTGATGCGGAAGTCGTCGAAGGGGTCGCCGTCGCCGCTGTAGGTCTCGACGCGCTCGAGCAGATCCGGCGCGACGGCGGCCAGGTAGGACGTGATGGTCGCGTGCGCATCCTCCCCCTGGATCAGCATCCGCGAGAAGTCCTCGTTGAAGACGTCGCGGACGATCTTGACGAGGAGGTCGGGCTCGGAGTGCAGCAGCGCGGGCGCCTGCTGCGTCTCGACGAGGCGGTTGATGTGCTCCCACTGACTCGTCAGACGCTGCACGTCGCGGGTCAGCTGCTCCTCCGTGGCGCCTTCGGCCGCGGTGCGCACGATGACGCCCGACGACTCCGGGAGCACCTCCTTGAGGATCTTCTTCAGTCGCGCGCGCTCGGTGTCGGGGAGCTTGCGGGAGATCCCGTTCATCGCGCCGCCGGGCACGTAGACGAGGTAGCGGCCGGGAAGCGAGATCTGGCTCGTCAGGCGCGCGCCCTTGTGGCCCACAGGGTCCTTCGTGACCTGCACGAGGACGCGGTCGCCGGACTTCAGGGCGAGCTCGATGCGACGCGGCTGGTTGCCGGTCTCCACCGCGTCCCAGTCCACCTCGCCGGAGTACAGCACGGCGTTTCGGCCGCGGCCGATGTCGACGAACGCCGCCTCCATGCTGGGCAGCACGTTCTGCACGCGGCCGAGGTAGACGTTGCCGATGAGCGAGGCGTCCTGGTTGCGCGCGACATAGTGCTCGACGAGCACGTTGTCCTCGAGCACGCCGATCTGCACGCGGCCGTTCTTCGAGCGCACGACCATCACGCGGTCGACGGATTCGCGACGGGCGAGGAACTCCGCCTCGGTCACCACCGGACGACGGCGCCCGGCCTCCCGACCGTCGCGGCGACGCTGCTTCTTGGCCTCCAGGCGCGTGGAGCCCTTGATGCGCTGGGGCTCGGTGATGTACTCGACGGCGCGCTGGCGCGGCTGCTGCTGCGGCTCGCGTTCGTCGCCCTCGTCCGCTCCCCCGCCGCGACGCCGGTTCCGCCGCCGGGAGGAGGTCGATGCCACGGGCTCCTCTTCGACGGGCAGCGCCGGCAACGGCGTGATCTCGGGAGCGTAGAAGTGCAGCGCGGTGCTCACCGACGACACGAACACCTCGGGAAGAAGCCCGAGCGACACCGCGGTGGGCGGCCCGCTCGGGGTGTCCTCGGCGGGCCCTTCCGGCGCCTCGGCCGTCACGTCGGCGGCGGGCGGCTCGTCGGCGGCGGGCTGCTCGGCGGCCGGCTGCTCCTCGGCAGCGGGCTCCGTGTCGACGGGCGGCTCCGGCGCGGCGTCCGGCTGGGGCGCCGCATCCGGCTGGGGCGCCGCATCCGGCGTCACGGGCTCGGCCGCCTCATCGATCGTGGTCGGCTCCGGCTGGTCTGCTGTTGTATCGGCCATCTCTGGCGTACTCCCTGCGGGCGACACCGCGCGTCGCCCGGAAACTCATGCGGCGCCGCACCCGGCGGTGCCACGAACTCTCTCGGTCTGCAGCCGGCCCGAAGCTCGAGCTGCGCAGGGCGTCCATCGCCCGAAGTCTGTCGTGATGCGGATGCGGCGCGGCCGCACGTGCATCCCGACCATTATCGCACCTCGCGCGCCGCGCGCCACCATCGGCCGCCTGCGCGCCGCCGCCGCGGGGCGCAGCCACAGGGGCCGGTGCGATAATGCCGAGCGTGTCCACCGCTCCCGCCGAGTCCCGCCACCCCGTCCTCGCCGTCTGGCTGATCATCGCCGGCGTCGTCGGGGAATGGGCGGCGTTCTCGCTCACGAGCGAGCGCCTGCACCTGCTCGCCAATCCCGGTTCCACCGCCTCGTGCGACTTCAGCGTGCTGATCCAGTGCGGCAAGAACCTCGACTCGTGGCAGGGCAGCCTGTTCGGCTTCCCCAACCCGCTGATCGGCCTCATCTGCTGGACCGCGCCGATCGTCGTCGGGGTCGCGATGCTCGCCGGGGCCCGCTTCGCCCGCTGGTTCTGGTGGCTGTTCGCGCTCGGCATCACCGGCGCCATGGCGTTCGTCGTCTGGCTGATCTCGCAGAGCATCTTCGTGCTGTCGACGCTGTGCCCGTGGTGCATGGTCACGTGGTCGGTGACGATCCCCACGTTCTACGCCGTGTGGCTGCACGTGCTCCGCGAGGGCATCGTCCCCGTTGCGCCCGGCGTTCGCCGCGCGGCGAATGCCCTCGTCCCGTGGCTCCCGCTCCTGGTCATCCTGAGCTTCGCGGTGATCGCGCTGCTCGCGCAGCTGCGCCTGAACGTGCTCGCGACGCTGTGACATGATCCGTCGTCGCCGCGCCGCCGTCTCCGCCCTCATCGCCGTCGGAGCGGTCGGTGCCGCGATGCTCGCCGGATGCAGTTCCTCCGAGCCGGCAAGGGTGTGCGTGCCCGAGATGTCGGTGACGCCGTCCGACCCCCGCCCCGGCCGCATCGTG
This genomic window contains:
- a CDS encoding helix-turn-helix domain-containing protein, with translation MDGVGTSESGHGNYVSLAELAAQLKVSVQTTYDLRSKGRGPRGFRVGTQLRFRESEIDARVHRMELADEQRHAGGAL
- a CDS encoding VOC family protein — its product is MPTLGNIVIYADDPPRLARFWSDVFGYPYTEYEGDLKEQLLASGLTERDLPHRGLAEDPAGRGPRLFFHHADGPKRGRNRVHIDVTADRPDGEMHIAPEALDAEKDRLVALGAEVVRLVEQTWGPWPERYWQLRDPEGNEFCLQ
- the rsfS gene encoding ribosome silencing factor, with amino-acid sequence MTASATSRDQLQIAARAADAKGGEDLLALDVSEPLPLVDIFLLVTGRNERNVAAIADEIEEKLLEAGHKRLRREGREESRWILLDFGDLVVHVFHEQERVFYGLERLWKDCPVVPIDLPAHAE
- the nadD gene encoding nicotinate-nucleotide adenylyltransferase; translation: MSGERAPRIGVMGGTFDPIHHGHLVAASEVAHSFDLDEVVFVPTGQPWQKSDVTWSEHRYLMTVIATASNPQFTVSRVDIDREGVTYTIDTLRDLKKQRPHADFFFITGADAVAQILSWRDHDELWDLAHFVAVSRPGHVLSTDGLPTADVSQLQIPALAISSTDCRERVRQGDPVWYLVPDGVVQYIAKHHLYRSKA
- a CDS encoding glutamate-5-semialdehyde dehydrogenase, with amino-acid sequence MTTVLLSARERMERAREASRSIGLLDAAAKTRMLRAVADRIDADSAVIAEANAGDLGRGEAEGIGAALLDRLRLDAPRIAALASAVRDVAELPDPVGRVLDERTLPNGLRLQKVSVPFGVVGSIYEARPNVTVDIAALALRSGNAVVLRGGSAAERTNAALVASIRDALAAEGIDPEAVQTVDEFGREGARELMQARGLVDVLVPRGSAGLIQTVVTESLVPVIETGAGVVHIVVDATAREDWTREIVVNAKAQRPSVCNAVETVLVHRDAAERVLPGLLDDLGRAGVTVHGDDTVARFGADVVPATEDDWATEYLSLDVAVRVVADLDDALAHIRRYSTHHTESIITEDAGNADRFLAEVDSAVVMVNASTRFTDGGEFGFGAEVGISTQKLHARGPMGLAELTSTKWLARGAGQIRA
- the proB gene encoding glutamate 5-kinase, with the translated sequence MTAVAERAGIPAADRVVVKVGSSSISGDGAHRIDTIVTALAGAHRRGTEIVLVSSGAIATALPLLDLDGRPSDLATQQAAAAVGQNVLMWRYQTSLDRFGLLAGQVLLTAGDLENPTPRSNARRAMERLLGLRILPIVNENDTVATHEIRFGDNDRLAALVAQLIGADVLVLLSDIETLYTRPPGEPGARPIRTVAYGDDLHGFEFGTVVVNSVGTGGAATKVSAARLAAASGVGTLVTSADLVGEALAGQDIGTWFAPNPDAARGAATGPVGTVGPAARRTPRSID
- the obgE gene encoding GTPase ObgE; this translates as MVTFVDRVTLHLRAGKGGNGCVSVRREKFKPLAGPDGGNGGHGGDIVLVADPQVTTLLSYHHSPHRSAGNGGFGMGDNRSGAAGESLELPVPVGTVVKSPDGETLVDLIEPGMRFVAAPGGQGGLGNAALASPKRKAPGFALLGTPGWEGDVLLELKTVADVALVGFPSAGKSSLIAAVSAARPKIADYPFTTLHPNLGVVQAGDVRYTVADVPGLIEGASEGRGLGLEFLRHVERCTALVHVLDCATLDPGRDPLTDLDVILAELAAYPVPDGQVPLLERPQIVALNKVDVPEAKDLADLVRPDLEARGFQVFEISTVSRAGLRELTFALADIIERARADAAADQRVVERIVIRPQGSERDFQVRVEGGTYGPVYRILGAKPVRWVQQTDFQNDEAVGYLADRLERLGVEDELYRAGATPGATVVIGEGDGVVFDWQPALTSAAELMTAPRGTDPRLDDNTRRTTSQRRERYHERMDAKADARAELEAERLADRETDDE
- the rpmA gene encoding 50S ribosomal protein L27, whose translation is MAHKKGASSTRNGRDSNAQRLGVKRFGGQVVNAGEIIVRQRGTHFHPGANVGRGGDDTLFALAAGAVEFGSKGGRKVVNIVAAAE
- the rplU gene encoding 50S ribosomal protein L21; translated protein: MVYAVVRAGGRQEKVEVGTVVVLDRQQAKVGDSIQLPVVLFVDGDTVTTDADKLAKVSVTAEVLGEERGPKIVIQKFKNKTGYKKRQGHRQDLTRVKITGIK
- a CDS encoding DUF4031 domain-containing protein, which gives rise to MAILIDDPRWPAHGRLWAHLVSDADLDELHAFAASNGIPRRGFDRDHYDVPEDAHARLVAAGATHVSGHELVRRLIASGLRVRARDRR
- a CDS encoding Rne/Rng family ribonuclease, which translates into the protein MADTTADQPEPTTIDEAAEPVTPDAAPQPDAAPQPDAAPEPPVDTEPAAEEQPAAEQPAADEPPAADVTAEAPEGPAEDTPSGPPTAVSLGLLPEVFVSSVSTALHFYAPEITPLPALPVEEEPVASTSSRRRNRRRGGGADEGDEREPQQQPRQRAVEYITEPQRIKGSTRLEAKKQRRRDGREAGRRRPVVTEAEFLARRESVDRVMVVRSKNGRVQIGVLEDNVLVEHYVARNQDASLIGNVYLGRVQNVLPSMEAAFVDIGRGRNAVLYSGEVDWDAVETGNQPRRIELALKSGDRVLVQVTKDPVGHKGARLTSQISLPGRYLVYVPGGAMNGISRKLPDTERARLKKILKEVLPESSGVIVRTAAEGATEEQLTRDVQRLTSQWEHINRLVETQQAPALLHSEPDLLVKIVRDVFNEDFSRMLIQGEDAHATITSYLAAVAPDLLERVETYSGDGDPFDDFRITEQIEKALDRKVWLPSGGSLVIDRTEAMTVVDVNTGKFVGSGGNLEETVTKNNLEAAEEIVRQLRLRDIGGIIVVDFIDMVLESNRDLVLRRLIECLSRDRTKHQVAEVTSLGLVQMTRKKLGLGLLETFSEPCEVCAGRGVIVHHDPVVKHRSSAPSNGGGPSRRGRNGNGASGNGNGAASGGTHVITEGVKSALAQIAASTIHPTTPEVEEQIVAEVVEAVEAAAEAAPPRKQRKKREQPKAPRTEKDLLLDSVLQALPEPKAPGQGRSRRRVTTAALSGTPVQASPTPTDDAS